Proteins found in one Armatimonadota bacterium genomic segment:
- a CDS encoding sugar phosphate isomerase/epimerase family protein → MRPALSTTSLRSFAIRDVVEAAHRMDYAGVEIWAEHLWARGEDPATLARQAATYGLTVSVHGPSRDLNVTSTNPGIREESQRQYYRALDDAARLGASVIVFHPGALSSSRDRPEDYWPRLTAFFAALGQVAGKRGITLTVENMEERPGEFVTHPGDVVRLVDAAGTSALGLALDIAHLLFNRKPVDLTGLERYIRHVHLSGSTDTLAHVPLADGLYDLRPPLRQLARFYTGIIAIEGYVAEREMRSVEENRRVFDRLIRFVAATSFPDP, encoded by the coding sequence GTGAGGCCCGCCCTTTCTACCACCTCGCTGCGCTCCTTTGCCATCCGGGACGTCGTTGAGGCGGCACACCGTATGGACTATGCGGGCGTGGAGATCTGGGCAGAGCACCTCTGGGCCCGCGGCGAGGACCCTGCGACGCTGGCCCGGCAGGCCGCGACGTATGGATTGACGGTCAGCGTGCACGGCCCTAGCCGTGACCTCAACGTCACCTCCACAAACCCCGGGATCCGGGAGGAGTCGCAGCGCCAGTACTACCGTGCGCTGGATGATGCTGCTCGCCTGGGGGCGTCGGTCATCGTCTTTCACCCGGGGGCACTGTCGTCGTCTCGAGACCGGCCGGAGGACTACTGGCCGCGGTTGACCGCGTTCTTTGCCGCGTTGGGCCAGGTCGCAGGGAAGCGGGGCATCACCCTCACCGTAGAGAACATGGAAGAGCGTCCCGGCGAGTTCGTCACCCATCCCGGAGACGTCGTCCGGCTGGTGGATGCCGCCGGCACCTCGGCGCTGGGGCTTGCCCTGGACATCGCACACCTGCTCTTCAACCGGAAGCCGGTGGACCTGACCGGCCTGGAGCGGTACATCAGGCACGTGCACCTGAGCGGTTCCACCGACACGCTGGCCCACGTGCCACTGGCCGACGGGCTGTACGACCTGCGCCCGCCTTTGCGCCAGCTCGCCCGGTTCTATACCGGGATTATCGCCATCGAGGGGTACGTGGCTGAACGAGAGATGCGGAGCGTTGAGGAGAACCGGCGAGTCTTCGACCGACTTATTCGCTTTGTGGCAGCCACGTCGTTCCCCGATCCATGA